In one window of Polynucleobacter sp. AM-7D1 DNA:
- a CDS encoding 16S rRNA (uracil(1498)-N(3))-methyltransferase codes for MPQFYLPGPWETQKPNTLTPELAHHLRVRRIQVGEFFPIFDGKGQVAQAKLLSLSNKSGEAELSDIRLDTHRESPYAITLAQGLAGGDKMDWVVEKAIETGAQVIAPLQCERSVIKLTRSSDAERAQKRLLHWEGIIQAACEQCDRTVLASVEPVQSFESYLQKPQKAPLKLLLSPDTDKSLYSVLIESPPQDIILMIGPEGGHSPEEEAQAQATGYQIVSLGDRVLRTETAGIVAITAVHSIWDPEMQNRLK; via the coding sequence ATGCCTCAATTTTATCTTCCCGGGCCATGGGAAACCCAAAAGCCAAATACCCTCACCCCTGAGCTCGCCCATCATTTGCGGGTACGCCGCATCCAGGTTGGTGAATTCTTCCCCATCTTCGATGGCAAAGGCCAAGTTGCCCAGGCAAAACTCCTTTCCCTGAGCAATAAATCTGGGGAAGCAGAGTTGAGTGATATTCGCCTCGACACCCATCGTGAGAGCCCCTATGCCATTACTTTGGCGCAAGGTCTGGCTGGTGGCGACAAGATGGATTGGGTCGTTGAGAAGGCCATAGAGACCGGCGCTCAAGTGATTGCACCGCTGCAGTGCGAGCGCTCAGTGATTAAATTGACGCGCTCTAGCGATGCCGAGCGGGCGCAAAAACGCCTCCTCCACTGGGAGGGTATTATTCAGGCGGCCTGCGAACAATGTGATCGCACAGTTTTAGCTTCAGTAGAGCCCGTTCAAAGTTTTGAAAGTTATCTACAAAAGCCACAAAAAGCCCCACTTAAGCTACTATTAAGCCCAGATACTGACAAAAGCTTGTATTCAGTATTAATTGAGAGTCCACCGCAGGATATTATTTTGATGATCGGGCCCGAGGGTGGGCATTCTCCAGAGGAAGAGGCTCAAGCTCAAGCCACTGGATATCAGATTGTTTCTCTAGGTGACCGGGTATTGCGAACCGAGACTGCTGGAATTGTGGCGATCACTGCCGTTCACAGCATTTGGGATCCA
- the tkt gene encoding transketolase: MSNLQIRMANAIRALSMDAVQQANSGHPGMPMGMADIAVGLWNEHLQHNPTDPHWMNRDRFVLSNGHGSMLLYSLLHLTGYDLPMSELKNFRQLHSKTAGHPEYGITPGVETTTGPLGQGISNAVGMALAEKLLAEEFNRPGHDIVDHYTYVFLGDGCLMEGISHEVCSLAGTLKLNKLIALWDDNGISIDGKVVSWFNEDTPKRFEAYGWNVIRDVDGHDAEAVSTAIAKAKKSDKPTLICCKTAIGQGSPNMAGSDKVHGSPLGAAEIAATRVALNWPYAPFEIPNDIYEAWDFKKRGQAAEHEWNKEFQAYKNKYPELASELQRRMQGDLSKDFSKTLDAYLKTCETKAETIATRKASQNAIEALAPALPEFMGGSADLTGSNLTNWPSCKAVRGDQWGNHINYGVREFGMSAIMNGIALHGGYIPFGGTFLTFSDYSRNALRMAALMKLRSIFVFTHDSIGLGEDGPTHQSVEHVASLRLIPNLMVWRPCDTTESAVAWGAAIERKHGPSALIFSRQNCPFVSRNSQQVKDIARGGYVLRDPKKSKIDAVIIATGSEIALALQTAERLENEGFGIRVVSIPSTTVFDQQDAAYKAKVLPADVPRIAVEAGVTDFWWKYGCAAVHGVDTFGESAPAPVLYEYFGLTVDQIAKTVKQCIAKK, translated from the coding sequence ATGTCAAACCTTCAAATTCGTATGGCAAATGCCATTCGCGCTTTATCCATGGATGCAGTTCAACAAGCCAATTCTGGCCACCCTGGAATGCCAATGGGTATGGCTGATATTGCGGTTGGTCTTTGGAATGAGCATTTGCAACATAACCCAACAGATCCACATTGGATGAATCGCGATCGCTTTGTTTTATCAAACGGTCATGGCTCCATGTTGTTGTATTCCTTATTGCACCTCACGGGTTACGACTTGCCGATGAGCGAGTTAAAAAATTTCCGTCAATTGCATAGTAAAACTGCTGGCCATCCTGAATATGGAATTACTCCTGGAGTAGAAACAACTACCGGACCATTAGGTCAGGGTATTTCAAACGCAGTGGGTATGGCGCTGGCAGAGAAATTATTGGCAGAAGAATTTAATCGCCCTGGCCATGACATTGTTGATCACTACACCTATGTATTTTTAGGTGACGGTTGTTTGATGGAGGGCATCAGTCATGAAGTCTGTTCACTAGCCGGCACACTCAAGCTTAATAAGTTGATAGCGCTGTGGGATGACAACGGCATCTCAATTGATGGCAAGGTCGTTTCTTGGTTTAACGAAGATACGCCAAAGCGTTTTGAGGCATACGGTTGGAATGTGATTCGTGATGTTGATGGTCATGATGCAGAGGCTGTATCTACCGCAATCGCTAAAGCGAAGAAGAGTGACAAACCAACCTTGATCTGTTGCAAGACAGCGATTGGTCAAGGCTCGCCGAATATGGCTGGTAGCGATAAGGTGCATGGCTCCCCATTGGGTGCAGCTGAAATTGCAGCAACCCGTGTTGCATTGAACTGGCCGTATGCCCCGTTTGAAATTCCAAATGATATTTATGAAGCTTGGGACTTTAAGAAACGCGGTCAAGCTGCTGAGCATGAGTGGAATAAAGAATTCCAAGCCTACAAAAATAAATACCCAGAACTGGCTTCTGAATTACAGCGTCGCATGCAAGGTGACTTATCTAAAGATTTCTCTAAAACATTAGATGCTTATTTAAAAACTTGCGAAACCAAAGCAGAAACCATTGCTACTCGCAAGGCAAGTCAAAATGCCATCGAGGCATTAGCTCCTGCATTACCGGAATTCATGGGCGGCTCTGCTGACTTAACAGGCTCTAATTTAACCAACTGGCCTTCATGCAAAGCGGTGCGTGGTGATCAGTGGGGGAACCACATTAATTACGGTGTGCGCGAGTTTGGTATGAGTGCGATCATGAACGGTATTGCTTTACATGGTGGTTACATCCCATTTGGCGGTACGTTCTTAACTTTCTCTGATTACAGTCGTAATGCATTGCGCATGGCTGCATTGATGAAGTTGCGTAGCATCTTTGTCTTTACGCATGACTCTATTGGCTTGGGTGAAGACGGCCCAACCCACCAGTCTGTTGAGCACGTAGCAAGCTTGCGCCTTATTCCAAATCTGATGGTTTGGCGTCCATGTGACACCACTGAGAGTGCGGTTGCATGGGGTGCTGCGATTGAACGTAAGCATGGTCCAAGCGCTTTGATTTTCAGTCGTCAAAACTGCCCATTTGTATCGCGCAATAGCCAGCAAGTAAAAGATATTGCACGCGGTGGATATGTCTTGCGTGATCCGAAGAAATCCAAAATCGATGCAGTGATTATTGCTACGGGATCTGAAATTGCTTTGGCATTACAAACTGCAGAGCGTTTAGAGAATGAAGGTTTTGGAATTCGCGTGGTGTCAATTCCATCAACTACCGTGTTCGATCAACAAGATGCTGCTTACAAAGCAAAAGTATTGCCGGCTGACGTTCCGCGCATTGCTGTTGAAGCCGGTGTGACTGATTTCTGGTGGAAGTATGGTTGTGCAGCTGTGCACGGCGTTGATACCTTTGGTGAGTCAGCTCCAGCGCCAGTGCTCTATGAATATTTTGGTTTAACAGTCGATCAGATTGCTAAAACAGTGAAGCAATGCATCGCAAAGAAATAG
- the gap gene encoding type I glyceraldehyde-3-phosphate dehydrogenase — translation MTIRVAINGYGRIGRMVLRALYEDQVNGKPRRDIKIVAINAMGDIDINAHLTQYDSAHGRFPAEVKVDGDCMVVNGDRIKMFSTRNPLETPWGELGVDLVLECSGKFTSKEKAMVHISQGAKKVLISAPGEKDVDVTIVYGVNQQVLKPGDVVVSNASCTTNCLAPLVKPLLEKIGIESGLMTTIHAFTNDQVLTDVYHKDMRRARSAVSSMIPTKTGAAKAVGLVLPALAGRFDGFAMRVPVINVSVVDLTFAASRATSVDEVNSILKTASEGELKGILGFNTLPLVSIDFNHDPRPSIYDASQTRVSTDGKLVKVLAWYDNEWGYSVQMLNAAEALMAVK, via the coding sequence ATGACAATTCGTGTCGCAATTAACGGTTATGGCCGTATTGGCCGCATGGTCTTACGTGCATTGTATGAAGATCAAGTCAATGGCAAACCAAGACGTGATATCAAAATCGTGGCGATTAATGCTATGGGCGATATCGATATCAATGCACACTTAACGCAATATGATTCTGCGCACGGTCGTTTTCCTGCTGAAGTAAAAGTAGATGGTGATTGCATGGTAGTTAATGGCGATCGCATCAAAATGTTCTCGACCCGCAATCCTTTAGAAACACCTTGGGGTGAGTTGGGTGTGGACTTGGTGCTCGAGTGCTCCGGCAAGTTCACCTCAAAAGAAAAAGCCATGGTGCATATCTCTCAGGGCGCGAAGAAAGTATTGATCTCTGCTCCCGGTGAAAAAGATGTGGATGTCACAATTGTTTACGGTGTAAATCAGCAAGTTCTCAAACCAGGCGACGTCGTGGTTTCTAACGCGAGCTGCACGACTAACTGTTTAGCGCCTTTGGTTAAGCCATTGCTGGAAAAAATTGGCATCGAGTCAGGCTTGATGACAACGATTCATGCATTTACAAATGACCAGGTTCTGACTGACGTGTATCACAAGGATATGCGCCGTGCGCGTTCTGCTGTGAGCAGCATGATTCCAACCAAGACCGGTGCTGCAAAAGCGGTTGGTTTGGTGTTGCCAGCTTTGGCGGGACGCTTTGATGGTTTTGCAATGCGCGTGCCCGTTATTAACGTTTCTGTCGTAGATTTAACCTTTGCTGCCAGCCGCGCTACTAGCGTGGACGAAGTGAACTCTATCCTCAAAACAGCGAGCGAGGGCGAATTGAAGGGTATTTTGGGTTTCAATACATTGCCTCTGGTGTCAATTGACTTCAATCACGATCCACGCCCAAGTATTTATGACGCTTCCCAGACTCGCGTGTCAACAGACGGCAAGTTGGTCAAAGTCTTGGCTTGGTACGACAACGAGTGGGGCTATTCAGTCCAAATGCTTAATGCCGCTGAAGCATTGATGGCTGTAAAGTAA
- the fur gene encoding ferric iron uptake transcriptional regulator, with amino-acid sequence MNQNPTPADLRDIGLKATGPRMKILDFFHQNSGTHFSAEDVFMALAKDDKEIGLATVYRVLTQFEQAGLLLRSHFESSKGDGRAIYELNEGQHHDHLVCLDCGHVEEFVDEAIEKRQRDIAKNLGFKLQEHSLAMYGHCQKKNCRNKLKV; translated from the coding sequence ATGAACCAAAATCCGACTCCAGCAGATTTACGCGACATTGGCCTCAAGGCAACCGGTCCACGCATGAAAATCCTGGACTTTTTTCATCAAAATAGTGGCACGCACTTTAGCGCCGAAGATGTCTTTATGGCCCTAGCTAAGGATGACAAAGAAATTGGTTTAGCCACGGTTTATCGGGTACTCACCCAGTTTGAACAGGCAGGGCTCTTGCTCCGCAGTCATTTTGAGTCAAGCAAAGGGGATGGCAGGGCTATTTATGAGCTAAATGAGGGTCAGCACCATGATCATTTGGTTTGCCTGGATTGCGGCCATGTTGAAGAGTTTGTCGATGAGGCAATTGAGAAAAGGCAGCGCGATATTGCCAAAAACCTGGGCTTTAAGCTCCAGGAGCACTCTTTAGCGATGTATGGCCACTGCCAAAAGAAGAATTGCCGCAATAAATTAAAAGTCTAA
- a CDS encoding outer membrane protein assembly factor BamE gives MQNCPQLFTRLLNSIFGALDLARSGLVIVAVSSVMIATGCTSAVDDTQRAWMNKVFRPYVPDVVQGNFISSEQYAKLSVGQSREQVRQILGTPLLASYFHANRWDYVFEFKRAGQQMSKERRVTVFFEGDKLVKFQGDALPTEVELVAEIDGYAKTKRSFWDVMTGSNKPPVTPPLQQPELLVPSPTNNLPAGAPVPAAPASSSFWDFFSFSKKSSDAQPEPQPLGPGTLNIPQATEAK, from the coding sequence ATGCAAAATTGCCCTCAACTGTTTACCCGTCTATTGAACTCCATTTTTGGGGCTCTTGACCTTGCTCGATCAGGGCTGGTTATTGTTGCTGTGAGTTCAGTAATGATCGCTACGGGCTGCACCAGCGCCGTTGATGACACGCAACGCGCCTGGATGAATAAAGTCTTTAGACCTTATGTTCCTGATGTGGTGCAAGGCAACTTTATTTCTAGCGAGCAATACGCCAAGCTCTCAGTGGGCCAAAGTCGCGAACAAGTCCGTCAAATTTTGGGCACACCTTTACTGGCTAGTTATTTCCATGCCAATCGCTGGGACTACGTTTTTGAATTTAAGCGTGCTGGTCAGCAAATGAGTAAAGAGCGTCGTGTCACTGTATTTTTCGAGGGCGATAAATTGGTGAAGTTCCAAGGCGATGCCTTACCAACCGAGGTTGAATTGGTTGCTGAGATTGATGGCTATGCAAAAACCAAGCGCTCATTCTGGGATGTCATGACCGGATCAAATAAACCCCCGGTAACCCCGCCTTTGCAGCAGCCAGAGTTGCTGGTGCCTAGCCCAACAAATAACCTGCCTGCTGGCGCGCCAGTTCCTGCGGCTCCTGCAAGTAGTTCTTTTTGGGACTTTTTTAGCTTCTCAAAAAAATCGTCAGATGCCCAGCCTGAGCCCCAACCCTTAGGCCCAGGCACTCTCAATATTCCGCAGGCTACTGAAGCGAAGTAA